TTCTGCAATTCGTGAAATTCGTCAACGTAGAGGTATTACGATTGCCCAAATCTGTGAAGGAACAGGTCTTTCTAAAGGCTTTATGAGTCAAGTTGAAAACAATAAAACATCACCATCTATCTCAACTTTAGAAACGATCTCTAATTTTTTAAATGTTCCCCTTCCCTATTTATTGTTAGAACAAAAAGATCGTTTGAAAATTGTAAAAAAAGAAAAACGTAAATACAGTGTTTATGGAAAAGATGAACAAAGAATTGAGCATGTTGCGGAGCAAGGTGGCCTTCGCCTAAATCTCGTAGAAATTCCTGCTGGGTTTCCAAAAGAAAACTCACCAAATGCTCATGAAGGCGAAGAGTGTCATCTTGTATTACGCGGAAAACTAGAAATTCAACATGGTGAAGATATTGCAATTGTAGAAGAAGGT
This genomic interval from Bacillus cereus contains the following:
- a CDS encoding helix-turn-helix domain-containing protein, translating into MNIGSAIREIRQRRGITIAQICEGTGLSKGFMSQVENNKTSPSISTLETISNFLNVPLPYLLLEQKDRLKIVKKEKRKYSVYGKDEQRIEHVAEQGGLRLNLVEIPAGFPKENSPNAHEGEECHLVLRGKLEIQHGEDIAIVEEGDSFSWNACVPHIVRNIGEESALLLISSHAENRKRVY